The Verrucomicrobium spinosum DSM 4136 = JCM 18804 DNA segment CAGACCAGGACTTCGCCGCCCAGAAGCCGACCGCCATTTTCCGCAGGCTGTATCGCATGTCGTCGGTTGTTTCCTCGCTCAGCGTCATCCTTTGGAACTTCAGCAGGAGACCCACCCATCAGGGACTGCCTTCGCTCACGGAGTGCCTGTTGTTGATCTCCCCGCAGCCCCCGACGCAATCCCCCCCTGCCGCAGGTCCAGGCTCCAGCTTTGAGGCCTGGCTCGCCGCCCAGAAACCTGCACCTTCCTCCCGCCCTTCCCAGTCAAGCTCCCTCTGGCTGGATGACACAGCCTTCCGCAGTGCTGGCCCCATTCACACTGCCAGCGTTCCACCTGTCTCACCGCCGGCACCCCCAGGCCGCGCCACCGACACGTTCTGGTCGCGCTATCAGTCCCCCGGCCACAAGAGCCCACCACAACCACCACCCCCCTCACCGAGCTCCGTAAACCGCCCTGCCAACGCGCCAGCGCCCGTTACTTCCCCTTCATTTGCCACTTTCCTGAACCAAAACGGCATCCCATACACTCCCACCAGCCCTAAGCCCACCCCTCAGCCAACTCAGCCAACTCAGCCACCTCAGCCACCTCAGCCACCTCAGCCACCTCAGCCACCTCAGCCACCTCAGCCACCTCAGCCGCCAATCACCCAACCCCCACCCCCTGTCAATACGCAGACGACCTCGTCTGGCACGGCCACTGAAAACGCACTCTCAGCAGGTTGCTGGTTTGGTGTGCTCGCGTTGGTTGTCTTGGCATTAATCATGTTGATCAGAAGTTGCAGCGGGTAGCAGGTGCCACGCTGGCACAGAGCCGGCGCTCACCGTGCTGGCTGCCATCGAGGGCTTTCGGTGCGGCAACTCCATCGGCACATTTTATCTCAGGCCACTCGCTTCAGCCGTTGCTGACTGCATACTGCCCTTCGAAACAGTCCTCCATGCCTACGAGCAATGGTGGCGCACCCGCACACCCTGGCCCGTGAATGCCAATGGCAAGAACAGCCCCCGCGCTCATGGCAGGGTCTTCTCCATGATCCTGCCCGCCCTCCCGCGGGCAAACTCTCGCTCACCCCCACCTCCCGCGGTTTCATTCCCCACCGCCTCACTGGTCCTCTGAGTCACAGATTTACCGGGTTATCGGGTTACCGCCTCTCCCCGCACGACACCATCCGTACACCCTCGGCCACTTGTTCCAGGTTCTCACGAACGCAGCCCTTTCGAAACGTCCATGCGTCAGCATTCCAGTGTCTTCCAATTGAATCCGGTTCGGCAGGTTGGGAAAAACAGGCATTTCCTTCCCCTAACTCCTACTCCTACTCCTCCCAAAACTCTGTGATGCGCGCAGACTTCCTCGGGACCACAAGGTTCTCACACCAGGTCTCATAGTTGTGCGGATTGAAGTCCGGGCATTGAGACACATCGCTCCGCTTGAAGGCGTGGTAGGCCACCTCCTTCGATCCCTCGAAGTGGTAGTAGCAGTCCGCGTCCTCACCATAGAGCCACCAGTCTCCCGATCCCGTGTTCATCACCGTCGGTCTGAATCTCCACAAGCTCGACTCTTCAGGGATGATGTAAACTTTCTCGGCTGCCAGCCCCATTGCATTGGCCATCACTGGCGTGGCCACCGACAGCCAGCTGAGCACCGTGATGGCACCGATCGCGGTCGCCATCACAACCGCCACCGCCAAGATCGTCTTTCGTTTCCCTGTGCCTCTCATCGCTGCATTTGAACCCCTTCTCCATGAGATGGGGCGATTCTTCAACTGCTTTCAGGATTGTGATGAGGTGGATCTCGCCACCTGTCTTTCTCTTAGGCCTGTCACCGGCAGCGCAAGGGTGTCCCCTTGCAGAGATCACGCACCAACCCCCTGTTGCAGCCTGAAAGCGCGGAGCCCCCCTTCGCGATCCTCCGTCTTAAAATCACGCAACAGATGGTGCAGCAGTTCCCTGGTTCCAGCCCACTTTGTGTCCGCCACCCTCATGGTCATCTGGTAGTGAGTCCTTGAACCAAAGTGCTCCGTGTCCACCCCATGACCTGGATCATGGGCCCTCAACCAGATTTCGACGCTGGCGGGCCCGGTGTTTACGGAATCAATCACATCATACCCGGACTGCCCTTGGGAGTCGCACTCGAAGTAGAGATCCCCGTGAGGCCCCGGCGTGAGCTCCTCATGCCGGCCCAGGACGAGGTAATGGTTCTTGCCGTAAAACTTGAGGATGCGGACTCCCGGGAACCCTTCCTTCAGTTCAATCTGCCAGACATCAAAGCATGTTAAATGGGGCGAGAGCACGAGCTGGTCATTCGTACGATTGCTTAAACCTTGCGGTTTCACCATCCCGCTCACCCAACCCTTTCCCAGTCAGCCAGCCTGGGAGCCCTCCAGCCAGGGCCATTCAACCTTCTTTTTTGCCAGATAGGGACCGAGATCCCCCGGTTGCAGCTTGATATACTCTTCCATGCCTTTCACATCCTCGGGATTGCTCGTCCGCTTGATATAGGTGGCTGCATTCTTGAAGCCGCGGATCCGGTAGTCCTGGTCGAAATCGTCAGGGGGATGGTATTGCGCCGGAGGAAAGGACGCTTCCTCACTCTCAAACGGCCGATGTCCTACGATATATGCCTGAGTAGGATCATCATCATACACCCAGAGCCTGGCAAAAAACGCAGGTTCAGAGCCACTCACTTTCTCCAAAGGGACAAGGCCCCGCGACCGCACCGGCAGCACGCCAATGGCCCTGTCACGATAGCAGCGCGCATAGCAGTACTCATTGGCCCCTGTCGCGATGGCGACATAGTCCCCAGGTTTGGTTTTCCGCAATATCGCTTTGGGTTTGCCTGCCATGGTATCGCCGTTCAACACCTTGAACATCTCCACGATCGAAAGCAAGGTGTCCACCTTGTTTCTCGGGCCAGACCACCTTCCTTAAGACCACACAAACCTCAGTTCCCACCGGTCATTGCACGGCCTGGCAAACACATGAAAAACGTATTCCCCAAAGGGCCAGTTGCAATCGACGTCCGCATCATTTGGCCCGGGGAACGCCAGTTGAAAGTGATGATGGAAACCGTCTTTGCATAGCGCGTGCGCCAGCTCGACTACCGCGTCACCAGCCTGGTAAAAATACGCCCCCCCACCCAGCTTGTGATGGTCATAGAAGTTCTCATTGTCGATCACTAGCTCAGAATCGTTTTCCACGTCCACCTCCACACCTTCATCAAGCCCCAGCCCCTCCACCTCGAAGGCAAGCCGCGGCAATCGGCACGGCAACGGCACTGTTCCGACCTCTGAAATAGGTGCATGCCACACCGCCTCCACCAGGGATGACGTCTCATCATGAGCCACGCCAGCTGCGGAAAACACAAAGAAGGGACTCGAAGGATGCACGCTGGTCAGGTTGATGAATACGCTACAACAGAGATGAGAGTCGAAAGGAATCGTCGTCAGATACGTCGTAAAATCGGTCGCGCAGTTCGGGTGAATCCCCTCGGGCGGGTTTCCCCCAAAGGGGAAGTTCTCCCGAGCACGGGGCTCTGCCAGGCGAAGTTTCACAAATCGCCCAGGATGGGATCGGATCTCTTCGGCGGTCATCATGGGCATGGGAGAGACGCTTCCAAGAGACATGTTATTTGACCCACGACCATGGTGTCCAATCTCCGTTTCCTAAACAGACTCCTGCTCTGTCACCGCCCATGGTACCCCACCACGCTCCCGACGCCTCCCGCAACCCATAGCACCTCAAACCGCACCTTCAAGCGCCTCTCTCTTTTCTCATCACCTCGACGATCCGGTCAAAACTGGCCAACTCCCCTGCCCCCATCTGCGCAGTCTTCTTCCGATGGAACTCGATGACGGCATCAAGCCCAGGTCTCCCATCCAGAAACCTTGAAATGACTCCCACCTGCGCTGCCAGGTATGGCCCCATCCGATAAGGATCATTGGATGCATTGAAATAGTCATCCAGCTTCTCGACCGTCGACAAGCTTTCAAAAAAGGGATTGGCAAGCTTCGCAATCCCCTCTGCGATCTGGTCCAGGACAGCGTCAAAGCCCTTGGGCCCTGGCAGGGGAATGTTCCATTTCTTAAGGTATTTTTGCTCCTTGTTCAGCTCCCACCAGCGGCCCTCCAGGACCGCCAGTCTGTAGAAGGCCACATTGGCAGTGTGCTCTGCCAGGGGTTGCACGGGCAACCCCTTCGCCCGCCGCCTCACATCTTCGATCTTGTCGAACCAAAGACTCGCCAGGGGTTCGATGACGGGTGAATATTTGTCGAGGAGGCACAAGTGCACGCGGAATCTGGGAGACCCATCTCCTTTCTCCAGCACCACCTGCTTCTTCTGGGCAGCGACTGCAAACCCCTGGCCCACAAAACGTTCACGACACGCCTCTTCGAAGCCCTTCGAAATGTCCATGCGTCAGTATTTCCAGTGTTTTCCAGTGTTTTCCAATTGAGTCTGGCGTAGCGGGTGAAAAAACACGTCAGCTCAAACAGGCATTTCCCTGCCCCCCCAACACTTCCCAACTCTTCCCAAAACTCTGTGATGCGCGCAGACTTCCTCTGGACCACAAGGTTCTCACACCAGGTCTCATAGTTGTGCGGTTCAAAGTCCGGGCATTGAGGCACATCGCTCACCTGTCTTTTGCGTCCACCTGTCACCGGCAGCGCAAGGGTGTCCCCTTGCAGAGATCACGCACCAGCCCCCTGCTGTAGCTTGAAAGCGCGGAGCCCCCCCTTCG contains these protein-coding regions:
- a CDS encoding helix-hairpin-helix domain-containing protein → MDTLLSIVEMFKVLNGDTMAGKPKAILRKTKPGDYVAIATGANEYCYARCYRDRAIGVLPVRSRGLVPLEKVSGSEPAFFARLWVYDDDPTQAYIVGHRPFESEEASFPPAQYHPPDDFDQDYRIRGFKNAATYIKRTSNPEDVKGMEEYIKLQPGDLGPYLAKKKVEWPWLEGSQAG